Proteins from a single region of Macaca fascicularis isolate 582-1 chromosome 17, T2T-MFA8v1.1:
- the C1QTNF9 gene encoding complement C1q and tumor necrosis factor-related protein 9A has translation MRIWWFLLAIGICAGNISSQNTCRQGHPGIPGNPGHNGLPGRDGRDGVKGDKGDAGEPGRPGSPGKDGTSGEKGERGADGKVEAKGIKGDQGSRGSPGKHGPKGLAGPMGEKGLRGETGPQGQKGNKGDVGPTGPEGPRGDIGPLGPTGLPGSMGPIGKPGPKGEAGPMGPQGEPGVRGIRGWKGDRGEKGKIGETLVLPKSAFTVGLTVLSKFPSSDVPIKFDKILYNEFNHYDIATGKFTCHIAGVYYFTYHITVFSRNVQVSLVKNGVKILHTKDAYMSSEDQASGGLVLQLKLGDEVWLQVTGGDRFNGLFADEDDDTTFTGFLLFGSP, from the exons ATGAGGATCTGGTGGTTTCTGCTTGCCATTGGAATCTGCGCAGGGAACATAAGCTCACAGAACACGTGCAGGCAAGGGCACCCTGGCATCCCTGGGAACCCCGGTCACAACGGTCTGCCTGGAAGAGATGGACGAGATGGAGTGAAGGGTGACAAAGGGGATGCAG GAGAACCAGGACGTCCCGGCAGCCCGGGGAAGGATGGGACAAGTGGAGAGAAGGGAGAACGAG GAGCAGATGGAAAAGTTGAAGCAAAAGGCATCAAAGGTGATCAAGGTTCAAGAGGATCCCCAGGAAAACATGGCCCCAAGGGGCTTGCAGGGCCCATGGGAGAGAAAGGCCTCCGAGGAGAGACTGGGCCTCAGGGGCAGAAGGGGAATAAGGGTGATGTGGGTCCCACTGGTCCTGAGGGGCCAAGGGGCGACATTGGGCCTTTGGGCCCAACTGGTTTACCAGGTTCCATGGGCCCTATTGGAAAGCCTGGTCCCAAGGGAGAAGCTGGACCCATGGGGCCCCAGGGCGAGCCAGGAGTCCGGGGAATAAGAGGCTGGAAAGGAGATcgaggagagaaagggaaaatcGGTGAGACGCTAGTCTTGCCAAAAAGTGCTTTCACTGTGGGGCTCACAGTGCTGAGCAAGTTTCCTTCTTCAGATGTGCCCATTAAATTTGATAAGATCCTGTATAACGAATTCAACCATTATGATATAGCAACGGGGAAGTTCACGTGCCACATTGCTGGGGTCTATTACTTCACCTACCACATCACTGTTTTCTCCAGGAATGTTCAGGTGTCTTTGGTCAAAAATGGAGTAAAAATACTGCACACCAAAGACGCTTACATGAGCTCTGAGGACCAGGCCTCTGGCGGCCTTGTCCTGCAGCTGAAGCTGGGGGATGAGGTGTGGCTGCAGGTGACAGGAGGAGACAGGTTCAATGGCTTGTTTGCTGATGAGGACGATGACACAACTTTCACAGGATTCCTTCTGTTCGGCAGCCCGTGA